In Pontibacillus yanchengensis, one DNA window encodes the following:
- a CDS encoding glycerol-3-phosphate dehydrogenase/oxidase: MAHFSSLDRESIYEAMGENTLDVLVIGGGITGAGIALDASTRGLTNGVIEMQDFAAGTSSRSTKLVHGGLRYLKQFEVAMVAEVGKERDIVYQNGPHVTTPEWMLLPFHKGGTFGPLSTNLGLRVYDFLAGVKKEERRKMLSAQETLEREPLVNEKGLRGAGYYVEYRTDDARLTLEVMKKAVQKGTYALNYTKVVDFIYEKERITGVIVENQINGSQHSLYAKKIVNAAGPWVDTLREKDGSKQGKTLRLTKGIHLVFDQQTFPLQQAIYFDTPDGRMVFAIPRDGKTYVGTTDTVYEGDISHPTMTTDDRDYILRAIEYMFPSLSITEHDVESSWAGLRPLIYEEGKDPSEISRKDEIFESDSGLLSIAGGKLTGYRKMAENVIDRVVSYLQDENGKAFSKSQTKNLPISGGEVGGAKGYVQFKKRKIEEGIAMGLTEKQATSLTQLYGANVGHVYDLYQSKQAEAYQEGLDPVVFAMLTYAIEQESTVKPVDFFIRRTGALFFDIHWVHLHKESVLVYMAKKLGWTHQQTESFTQELEQLLEEAVVPVPVHS, encoded by the coding sequence ATGGCACACTTTTCTAGCTTAGATAGAGAATCCATTTATGAAGCAATGGGAGAGAACACGTTAGATGTCCTTGTTATTGGAGGCGGAATCACTGGTGCAGGTATTGCACTAGATGCTTCGACAAGAGGATTAACAAATGGGGTTATAGAAATGCAAGACTTTGCTGCTGGTACATCAAGCCGCTCCACAAAGCTAGTTCACGGTGGACTCCGTTACTTAAAGCAATTCGAAGTCGCTATGGTAGCAGAAGTCGGGAAAGAACGAGACATTGTCTATCAAAACGGACCGCATGTGACGACTCCAGAATGGATGTTACTCCCTTTTCATAAAGGAGGAACATTTGGTCCGCTCTCTACGAACCTCGGACTTCGCGTTTATGACTTCTTAGCAGGTGTCAAAAAAGAAGAACGACGTAAAATGCTTTCTGCACAAGAAACGCTAGAACGAGAACCACTTGTAAACGAAAAAGGGCTTCGAGGTGCTGGTTATTACGTTGAATACCGAACAGATGATGCAAGGTTAACCCTAGAAGTGATGAAGAAAGCCGTACAAAAAGGCACCTACGCACTTAACTATACAAAAGTAGTCGATTTTATTTATGAGAAGGAGCGGATCACAGGGGTTATCGTAGAGAATCAAATCAACGGTAGTCAGCATTCCCTATACGCCAAAAAGATCGTTAACGCTGCTGGCCCTTGGGTTGATACATTGCGAGAAAAAGATGGGTCAAAACAAGGAAAAACCTTAAGATTAACAAAAGGGATCCACCTAGTCTTTGATCAACAAACGTTTCCTCTTCAACAAGCCATTTACTTCGATACACCAGATGGACGTATGGTCTTTGCCATCCCAAGAGACGGGAAAACATATGTAGGAACTACGGATACCGTATATGAAGGAGATATTTCACACCCTACTATGACAACGGATGACCGGGATTATATATTACGTGCAATAGAGTATATGTTCCCTTCCCTATCCATTACAGAACATGATGTAGAATCTAGCTGGGCTGGACTTCGCCCTCTAATTTACGAAGAAGGAAAAGATCCATCTGAAATATCAAGAAAAGATGAAATTTTTGAATCGGATTCAGGTCTGCTCTCCATTGCAGGTGGAAAATTAACAGGATACCGAAAAATGGCGGAGAATGTTATAGATCGTGTTGTCTCCTATTTACAGGACGAAAACGGCAAGGCATTTTCAAAATCCCAAACCAAGAACCTTCCGATATCCGGAGGAGAAGTGGGTGGAGCAAAAGGGTACGTACAATTCAAAAAACGAAAAATAGAAGAAGGTATAGCAATGGGCTTAACCGAAAAACAAGCCACGAGCCTTACTCAATTATACGGCGCTAATGTGGGGCACGTTTACGATCTATATCAATCAAAACAGGCCGAAGCGTATCAAGAAGGTTTGGACCCCGTCGTGTTTGCTATGCTTACCTACGCTATCGAACAAGAAAGCACAGTCAAACCTGTCGACTTCTTCATTCGCCGAACCGGGGCTCTATTTTTCGACATCCATTGGGTACATCTGCACAAAGAGTCTGTACTTGTTTATATGGCCAAGAAACTAGGCTGGACCCACCAACAAACAGAAAGCTTTACTCAAGAATTAGAACAGTTGTTGGAGGAAGCAGTGGTGCCTGTTCCAGTGCACTCTTGA
- the glpK gene encoding glycerol kinase GlpK, with protein MNNLETYILSIDQGTTSSRAILFNHNGDAIESAQKEFQQFFPKPGWVEHDANEIWTSVLACIADVLRKAEIEPEQVAGIGITNQRETTVVWDKETGRPIHKAVVWQSRQTADICNELRNQGLNDTFRNKTGLLLDPYFSGTKVKWILDHVDGAREKAENGQLMFGTIDTWLIYKLSGGKTHVTDYSNASRTLLYNIYDLKWDEELLGILGVPKSMLPEVRPSSEIYAHTVDYHFFGKEVPIAGVAGDQQSALFGQACFEKGMAKNTYGTGCFMLMNTGEEAVPSDHGLLTTIAWGLDGTVQYALEGSIFVAGSAIQWLRDGLHMIEDAPDSEHFADQVNSTEGVYVVPAFVGLGTPYWDSDVRGAVFGLTRGTTKSHFIRATLESLAYQTRDVLDVMVSDSGLDVKALRVDGGAVKNNFLMQFQSDIINVPVDRPTVNETTALGAAYLAGLAIGYWDNKNKIEERWKKDKTFTPNLSDEEREERYNGWKKAVKAAQAFK; from the coding sequence ATGAACAACTTGGAAACATATATTCTATCGATTGATCAAGGAACAACAAGTTCTCGGGCGATCCTTTTCAATCATAACGGTGATGCCATTGAATCTGCGCAAAAGGAATTCCAGCAATTCTTTCCAAAACCTGGATGGGTTGAACATGATGCAAATGAGATTTGGACGTCTGTCTTAGCTTGTATCGCTGACGTGCTTCGTAAAGCTGAAATTGAACCTGAGCAAGTAGCTGGAATCGGAATTACCAATCAAAGGGAAACAACAGTAGTTTGGGATAAAGAGACTGGTCGCCCTATTCATAAAGCCGTCGTATGGCAATCTAGGCAAACGGCAGATATTTGTAATGAACTCCGTAACCAAGGGTTAAACGATACGTTTCGTAACAAAACGGGATTGTTATTAGACCCTTATTTTTCTGGTACTAAAGTAAAGTGGATTCTAGACCATGTAGATGGTGCACGGGAAAAAGCTGAGAATGGACAGCTTATGTTTGGCACCATCGACACATGGCTCATTTATAAGCTATCAGGTGGAAAAACGCATGTTACGGACTACTCAAACGCATCACGTACCCTCTTGTATAACATCTATGATCTAAAATGGGATGAGGAACTTCTCGGTATTCTAGGAGTACCTAAATCTATGCTTCCGGAAGTACGTCCATCCTCAGAAATCTACGCGCATACCGTAGATTATCATTTCTTCGGTAAAGAAGTTCCCATTGCAGGAGTTGCTGGCGACCAGCAATCTGCATTATTTGGGCAAGCTTGCTTTGAAAAAGGCATGGCAAAAAATACGTACGGAACTGGTTGCTTTATGTTAATGAATACAGGAGAAGAAGCTGTGCCGTCTGATCATGGACTCCTCACAACGATTGCCTGGGGGCTGGATGGAACGGTTCAATATGCGTTAGAAGGTAGTATCTTTGTTGCAGGATCTGCCATTCAGTGGCTACGGGACGGATTGCACATGATTGAAGATGCGCCTGATAGCGAACACTTCGCTGATCAAGTCAACTCTACGGAAGGCGTTTATGTAGTACCTGCCTTTGTTGGTCTTGGAACTCCTTATTGGGATAGTGATGTCCGAGGAGCTGTGTTTGGCTTAACGAGAGGAACTACAAAGTCCCACTTTATTCGTGCAACCCTTGAATCGTTAGCCTATCAAACAAGGGATGTTTTAGATGTAATGGTCAGCGATTCTGGGCTAGATGTGAAAGCACTTCGCGTTGATGGAGGGGCTGTCAAAAATAACTTCCTGATGCAATTTCAAAGTGATATCATTAACGTTCCTGTCGATCGCCCAACCGTCAATGAAACGACTGCTTTAGGGGCTGCTTATTTAGCTGGTCTTGCGATTGGTTATTGGGACAATAAGAATAAAATTGAAGAACGATGGAAAAAAGATAAAACCTTCACTCCAAACCTTTCTGATGAAGAGCGTGAAGAACGGTACAATGGATGGAAAAAGGCTGTTAAGGCCGCACAAGCGTTTAAATAA
- a CDS encoding IclR family transcriptional regulator: MTTRTEYSTTVLRAIHVLNVLAESRGPQSISEISNQLDYSQTVVHRLLQTLKSEGLIFQDPKSKLYSLGSAFLNYANKLLTDMPIAPVIDPWLTELRDKTKETVGFYVPTGQYRVCTIEYESQEEIRRSVGVGKRLPLYAGASGRAILAFQPKEMQDKIIESLSYEERSVLLEKLEQTAREGFATNDGEISPNVSALSAPVFDQKDRVIGALSISGPSFRWNKETMKEYVPDLLEATRQVSETLK, from the coding sequence ATGACAACACGAACTGAATATTCAACTACAGTGTTAAGGGCAATTCATGTATTAAATGTATTAGCAGAATCAAGAGGACCACAAAGTATAAGTGAGATTAGTAATCAACTTGACTATTCTCAAACCGTAGTTCACCGATTACTTCAAACATTAAAGTCAGAAGGGCTTATATTTCAAGACCCTAAATCCAAGCTGTATTCGCTAGGTTCAGCATTCTTAAACTATGCAAATAAGTTATTGACAGATATGCCTATAGCACCAGTTATTGATCCATGGTTAACTGAACTAAGGGATAAAACAAAAGAAACGGTTGGATTTTATGTTCCAACTGGACAATACAGGGTTTGTACGATTGAATACGAAAGTCAGGAAGAGATTCGTCGTTCTGTTGGTGTAGGGAAGAGATTACCCTTATATGCCGGGGCAAGTGGCCGGGCGATATTAGCTTTTCAACCAAAGGAAATGCAAGATAAGATTATAGAATCATTATCATATGAGGAGCGATCAGTTCTTTTAGAAAAATTAGAGCAGACAGCTAGGGAAGGCTTTGCGACAAATGATGGTGAAATCAGTCCTAATGTTTCGGCATTATCCGCTCCTGTATTTGATCAAAAAGACCGTGTTATCGGTGCTTTATCTATTTCAGGTCCTTCTTTTCGTTGGAATAAGGAAACAATGAAAGAGTATGTTCCTGATTTATTGGAAGCTACTAGGCAAGTATCTGAAACCTTAAAGTAG
- a CDS encoding aldehyde dehydrogenase family protein — MTVTEGVKELKNYIGGEWHKPSSEEVMNNLNPANYREVLAVVRQSTEEDADAAIEAADYALASWKSTSSPARGSYLTKLATQMRNRQEELTQAIVKEMGKTYAEAKKEVLYAAGIADFYAGEGRRMSGKTIPSDMPNVKIETVQEPLGVAVIVTPWNFPLSIPTWKIAPAVVSGNTVVLKTSSETPLLGKLFMEMVEAAEFPAGVINQVIGPGRLVNQMIDHPAVQAISFTGSNNVGNKIYQAASKHMKRVHLEMGGKNPLVILKDADLDEAVDLAIKGSLGQAGQACTATGRVIIEADVHDEFVEKLTDRVSKLRVGNGLEDNIDMGPQVNEDEKMSTLELINTARNEGANILLGGSSLDSEEHEYGFFVEPTVITQVTRDMTIAKREVFGPVINVMKATDLDDAIMIANDVDYGLSASVCTKDSNAMVRALNEIEAGLVKANMTTTGTFYQAPFGGYKQSSSGSFKELGREGIDFFTKVKTKYIKTS; from the coding sequence ATGACAGTAACAGAGGGTGTAAAGGAATTAAAGAATTATATAGGGGGAGAATGGCACAAGCCAAGTAGTGAAGAGGTTATGAATAACCTAAACCCTGCAAATTATAGAGAAGTATTAGCTGTTGTAAGGCAATCAACAGAAGAAGATGCTGACGCAGCGATCGAAGCTGCTGATTATGCATTGGCTAGTTGGAAGAGCACTTCGTCTCCCGCTCGAGGAAGTTATTTAACAAAATTAGCTACCCAAATGAGAAATCGTCAGGAGGAATTAACACAAGCAATTGTAAAAGAAATGGGGAAAACATACGCGGAAGCAAAAAAAGAAGTTTTATACGCAGCAGGAATAGCTGATTTTTATGCTGGTGAAGGGAGAAGGATGTCAGGGAAGACGATTCCTTCGGATATGCCAAATGTCAAAATCGAAACTGTACAAGAACCTCTAGGTGTTGCCGTGATTGTCACGCCGTGGAACTTCCCATTATCTATTCCTACCTGGAAGATTGCTCCTGCAGTTGTCAGTGGAAACACTGTTGTCTTAAAAACATCATCGGAAACACCTCTTCTAGGTAAGCTATTTATGGAAATGGTGGAAGCAGCAGAGTTTCCAGCCGGTGTCATAAATCAGGTTATAGGACCAGGAAGACTTGTTAATCAAATGATTGATCATCCGGCAGTTCAAGCAATATCATTTACAGGGTCTAATAATGTTGGTAATAAAATATATCAAGCTGCTAGTAAACACATGAAACGTGTTCACCTAGAGATGGGAGGAAAGAATCCTTTAGTCATACTAAAAGATGCTGATTTAGATGAAGCTGTTGATTTAGCGATCAAGGGTAGTTTGGGGCAGGCTGGTCAGGCTTGTACTGCTACTGGAAGAGTTATTATCGAAGCTGATGTACACGATGAATTTGTAGAAAAGCTAACAGATAGAGTGAGCAAATTAAGAGTAGGAAATGGGCTTGAAGATAATATAGACATGGGCCCTCAGGTAAACGAAGATGAGAAGATGTCTACATTAGAGTTAATAAATACTGCTCGTAATGAAGGGGCAAACATTCTTTTAGGAGGATCCTCCCTAGATAGTGAAGAGCATGAGTATGGTTTTTTTGTAGAGCCAACTGTTATTACACAGGTTACAAGAGATATGACGATTGCTAAGCGAGAAGTCTTTGGTCCAGTAATTAATGTAATGAAAGCAACAGATTTAGATGATGCAATAATGATTGCAAATGATGTAGACTATGGCTTATCTGCATCTGTGTGTACGAAGGATTCCAATGCTATGGTGAGGGCTCTAAATGAGATAGAAGCAGGTCTAGTAAAAGCAAATATGACGACAACAGGAACATTCTATCAAGCTCCATTTGGAGGGTATAAGCAATCAAGCTCTGGCTCATTCAAAGAACTTGGAAGAGAAGGAATTGATTTTTTCACGAAGGTGAAAACAAAGTATATTAAAACTTCATAA
- a CDS encoding Ldh family oxidoreductase yields the protein MKVTYQELFELCRKVFESCGLPFGCREDCAELITWSECVGYGGVEILEQGMDDLKRREIHQIELLHDSDHLIRVDGAGFPDYVLAKIALDLVESKLVDSPQTIHGYIQSSTTTHLLAYEAVRIAKRGRGGVVHWYENGIPYWAFAFPGDPHPVVLSGDSVEMALPEWHQLSFESYDYVLQATTEKKDLKRAINYILEQNLFDTILSFEEHERIWEQSRKYGALVEETLWGKLYKEAKNVLVESTEQSRLFGTGEHANR from the coding sequence GGAATTATTTGAATTGTGTCGGAAAGTGTTTGAATCATGTGGTTTACCATTTGGTTGTCGAGAGGATTGTGCAGAATTAATAACATGGTCTGAGTGTGTTGGGTACGGGGGGGTGGAGATTCTTGAACAGGGGATGGATGACTTAAAAAGAAGAGAAATTCATCAAATAGAACTTTTGCATGATTCAGACCACCTAATAAGGGTGGATGGTGCAGGATTTCCAGATTATGTGTTAGCTAAAATTGCACTGGATTTAGTTGAATCAAAACTTGTCGATTCACCTCAAACCATCCATGGGTATATCCAATCTTCCACTACAACTCACCTTTTAGCTTATGAAGCAGTTCGAATAGCCAAAAGAGGTAGGGGTGGGGTAGTTCATTGGTATGAAAATGGAATTCCTTATTGGGCATTTGCATTTCCTGGTGACCCTCATCCAGTAGTGTTGTCGGGAGATAGTGTAGAAATGGCTTTACCGGAATGGCATCAATTATCCTTTGAATCCTATGATTATGTACTTCAAGCTACAACAGAAAAGAAGGATTTAAAACGAGCTATTAACTATATTTTAGAGCAAAACTTATTTGATACAATCTTATCTTTTGAAGAACATGAACGGATTTGGGAGCAATCAAGAAAATACGGGGCGCTCGTTGAAGAAACGCTTTGGGGCAAGTTATACAAAGAAGCTAAGAATGTACTGGTTGAGTCTACAGAACAATCCAGGTTATTTGGAACGGGAGAACACGCAAATAGATAA